One part of the Arabidopsis thaliana chromosome 4, partial sequence genome encodes these proteins:
- the GOX3 gene encoding Aldolase-type TIM barrel family protein (Aldolase-type TIM barrel family protein; FUNCTIONS IN: glycolate oxidase activity, oxidoreductase activity, FMN binding, catalytic activity; INVOLVED IN: oxidation reduction, metabolic process; LOCATED IN: peroxisome; EXPRESSED IN: 12 plant structures; EXPRESSED DURING: 4 anthesis, F mature embryo stage, petal differentiation and expansion stage, E expanded cotyledon stage, D bilateral stage; CONTAINS InterPro DOMAIN/s: Aldolase-type TIM barrel (InterPro:IPR013785), FMN-dependent alpha-hydroxy acid dehydrogenase, active site (InterPro:IPR008259), FMN-dependent dehydrogenase (InterPro:IPR000262), Alpha-hydroxy acid dehydrogenase, FMN-dependent (InterPro:IPR012133); BEST Arabidopsis thaliana protein match is: Aldolase-type TIM barrel family protein (TAIR:AT3G14420.2); Has 1807 Blast hits to 1807 proteins in 277 species: Archae - 0; Bacteria - 0; Metazoa - 736; Fungi - 347; Plants - 385; Viruses - 0; Other Eukaryotes - 339 (source: NCBI BLink).), which yields MEITNVMEYEKIAKEKLPKMVYDYYASGAEDQWTLQENRNAFSRILFRPRILIDVSKIDVSTTVLGFNISMPIMIAPTAMQKMAHPDGELATARATSAAGTIMTLSSWATCSVEEVASTGPGIRFFQLYVYKDRNVVIQLVKRAEEAGFKAIALTVDTPRLGRRESDIKNRFALPRGLTLKNFEGLDLGKIDKTNDSGLASYVAGQVDQSLSWKDIKWLQSITSLPILVKGVITAEDARIAVEYGAAGIIVSNHGARQLDYVPATIVALEEVVKAVEGRIPVFLDGGVRRGTDVFKALALGASGVFVGRPSLFSLAADGEAGVRKMLQMLRDEFELTMALSGCRSLREISRTHIKTDWDTPHYLSAKL from the exons atggagaTAACAAACGTGATGGAATATGAGAAGATCGCAAAGGAGAAATTACCAAAGATGGTTTATGATTACTATGCATCTGGTGCTGAAGATCAATGGACTCTTCAAGAGAATCGAAACGCTTTCTCTAGGATTCT ATTTAGGCCTCGGATTCTTATCGATGTAAGCAAGATTGATGTGAGCACAAcggttttagggtttaatatTTCTATGCCAATTATGATTGCTCCTACTGCAATGCAGAAAATGGCTCATCCTGATG GCGAGCTTGCAACCGCGAGAGCTACTTCTGCTGCTGGAACAATCATG ACTTTATCTTCATGGGCTACTTGTAGTGTTGAGGAAGTTGCTTCAACCGGACCAGGGATTCGTTTTTTCCAACTTTAT GTTTATAAGGATAGAAATGTGGTTATACAGCTTGTGAAACGAGCTGAAGAAGCTGGATTCAAAGCTATTGCTCTTACTGTAGATACTCCAAGGCTTGGACGCAGAGAATCTGACATCAAAAACAG ATTCGCGCTTCCTCGAGGTCTAACGTTGAAGAACTTCGAAGGGTTGGATCTTGGGAAAATAGACAAG ACGAATGACTCAGGGCTAGCTTCATATGTTGCTGGTCAAGTTGATCAATCACTTAGCTGGAAG GATATAAAATGGCTCCAATCTATCACAAGCTTGCCAATTCTTGTCAAGGGTGTTATTACAGCTGAGGATG CAAGAATTGCTGTTGAATATGGAGCTGCAGGGATAATAGTCTCTAACCACGGAGCTCGTCAGCTAGATTATGTTCCTGCAACTATAGTGGCCTTAGAAGAG GTGGTTAAAGCCGTGGAGGGTCGGATTCCGGTTTTTCTTGACGGTGGGGTTCGCCGTGGAACCGATGTCTTTAAGGCATTGGCTCTTGGCGCTTCAGGTGTCTTT GTCGGGAGGCCGAGCTTGTTCTCGCTTGCAGCGGATGGAGAAGCGGGAGTTAGGAAGATGCTACAAATGCTAAGAGACGAGTTTGAG
- the GOX3 gene encoding Aldolase-type TIM barrel family protein (Aldolase-type TIM barrel family protein; FUNCTIONS IN: glycolate oxidase activity, oxidoreductase activity, FMN binding, catalytic activity; INVOLVED IN: oxidation reduction, metabolic process; LOCATED IN: peroxisome; EXPRESSED IN: 12 plant structures; EXPRESSED DURING: 4 anthesis, F mature embryo stage, petal differentiation and expansion stage, E expanded cotyledon stage, D bilateral stage; CONTAINS InterPro DOMAIN/s: Aldolase-type TIM barrel (InterPro:IPR013785), FMN-dependent alpha-hydroxy acid dehydrogenase, active site (InterPro:IPR008259), FMN-dependent dehydrogenase (InterPro:IPR000262), Alpha-hydroxy acid dehydrogenase, FMN-dependent (InterPro:IPR012133); BEST Arabidopsis thaliana protein match is: Aldolase-type TIM barrel family protein (TAIR:AT3G14420.2); Has 9948 Blast hits to 9918 proteins in 1541 species: Archae - 28; Bacteria - 4496; Metazoa - 367; Fungi - 686; Plants - 255; Viruses - 0; Other Eukaryotes - 4116 (source: NCBI BLink).), protein MEITNVMEYEKIAKEKLPKMVYDYYASGAEDQWTLQENRNAFSRILFRPRILIDVSKIDVSTTVLGFNISMPIMIAPTAMQKMAHPDGELATARATSAAGTIMTLSSWATCSVEEVASTGPGIRFFQLYVYKDRNVVIQLVKRAEEAGFKAIALTVDTPRLGRRESDIKNRFALPRGLTLKNFEGLDLGKIDKTNDSGLASYVAGQVDQSLSWKDIKWLQSITSLPILVKGVITAEDARIAVEYGAAGIIVSNHGARQLDYVPATIVALEEVVKAVEGRIPVFLDGGVRRGTDVFKALALGASGVFVSSFIIYT, encoded by the exons atggagaTAACAAACGTGATGGAATATGAGAAGATCGCAAAGGAGAAATTACCAAAGATGGTTTATGATTACTATGCATCTGGTGCTGAAGATCAATGGACTCTTCAAGAGAATCGAAACGCTTTCTCTAGGATTCT ATTTAGGCCTCGGATTCTTATCGATGTAAGCAAGATTGATGTGAGCACAAcggttttagggtttaatatTTCTATGCCAATTATGATTGCTCCTACTGCAATGCAGAAAATGGCTCATCCTGATG GCGAGCTTGCAACCGCGAGAGCTACTTCTGCTGCTGGAACAATCATG ACTTTATCTTCATGGGCTACTTGTAGTGTTGAGGAAGTTGCTTCAACCGGACCAGGGATTCGTTTTTTCCAACTTTAT GTTTATAAGGATAGAAATGTGGTTATACAGCTTGTGAAACGAGCTGAAGAAGCTGGATTCAAAGCTATTGCTCTTACTGTAGATACTCCAAGGCTTGGACGCAGAGAATCTGACATCAAAAACAG ATTCGCGCTTCCTCGAGGTCTAACGTTGAAGAACTTCGAAGGGTTGGATCTTGGGAAAATAGACAAG ACGAATGACTCAGGGCTAGCTTCATATGTTGCTGGTCAAGTTGATCAATCACTTAGCTGGAAG GATATAAAATGGCTCCAATCTATCACAAGCTTGCCAATTCTTGTCAAGGGTGTTATTACAGCTGAGGATG CAAGAATTGCTGTTGAATATGGAGCTGCAGGGATAATAGTCTCTAACCACGGAGCTCGTCAGCTAGATTATGTTCCTGCAACTATAGTGGCCTTAGAAGAG GTGGTTAAAGCCGTGGAGGGTCGGATTCCGGTTTTTCTTGACGGTGGGGTTCGCCGTGGAACCGATGTCTTTAAGGCATTGGCTCTTGGCGCTTCAGGTGTCTTTGTAAGTTCATTCATCATATACACTTAG
- the GOX3 gene encoding Aldolase-type TIM barrel family protein, whose product MEITNVMEYEKIAKEKLPKMVYDYYASGAEDQWTLQENRNAFSRILFRPRILIDVSKIDVSTTVLGFNISMPIMIAPTAMQKMAHPDGELATARATSAAGTIMTLSSWATCSVEEVASTGPGIRFFQLYVYKDRNVVIQLVKRAEEAGFKAIALTVDTPRLGRRESDIKNRFALPRGLTLKNFEGLDLGKIDKTNDSGLASYVAGQVDQSLSWKDIKWLQSITSLPILVKGVITAEDGKTNILRMRICINLLLEVFIMF is encoded by the exons atggagaTAACAAACGTGATGGAATATGAGAAGATCGCAAAGGAGAAATTACCAAAGATGGTTTATGATTACTATGCATCTGGTGCTGAAGATCAATGGACTCTTCAAGAGAATCGAAACGCTTTCTCTAGGATTCT ATTTAGGCCTCGGATTCTTATCGATGTAAGCAAGATTGATGTGAGCACAAcggttttagggtttaatatTTCTATGCCAATTATGATTGCTCCTACTGCAATGCAGAAAATGGCTCATCCTGATG GCGAGCTTGCAACCGCGAGAGCTACTTCTGCTGCTGGAACAATCATG ACTTTATCTTCATGGGCTACTTGTAGTGTTGAGGAAGTTGCTTCAACCGGACCAGGGATTCGTTTTTTCCAACTTTAT GTTTATAAGGATAGAAATGTGGTTATACAGCTTGTGAAACGAGCTGAAGAAGCTGGATTCAAAGCTATTGCTCTTACTGTAGATACTCCAAGGCTTGGACGCAGAGAATCTGACATCAAAAACAG ATTCGCGCTTCCTCGAGGTCTAACGTTGAAGAACTTCGAAGGGTTGGATCTTGGGAAAATAGACAAG ACGAATGACTCAGGGCTAGCTTCATATGTTGCTGGTCAAGTTGATCAATCACTTAGCTGGAAG GATATAAAATGGCTCCAATCTATCACAAGCTTGCCAATTCTTGTCAAGGGTGTTATTACAGCTGAGGATGGTAAAACAAATATACTAAGAATGAGAATATGCATCAACCTTTTGCTTGAAGTTTTCATTATGTTTTAA